Proteins encoded in a region of the Acomys russatus chromosome 14, mAcoRus1.1, whole genome shotgun sequence genome:
- the Hykk gene encoding hydroxylysine kinase, translating to MSSGGSQRSQAFTKPSFTEVQASALVESVFGFKVSKIQPLPSYDDQNFHVRISRPKDTTDDPVDYVLKISNTESSKTPDLIEMQNHIIMFLRAAGFPTASVCPTKADNTISLVSIDSGSEIKSYLVRMLTFLPGRPIAEVTVSYQQLYEIGRLAARLDKTLEEFHHPKLNLLRRENFIWNLKNVPLLEKYMGALSQSRNREIIEQVVQLFKEEVMTKLSHFRECINHGDLNDHNILVDLSKAASGDAVYHVSGILDFGDMSYGYYVFEAAITIMYMMIESTNPMQVGGHVLAGFESVIPLTPEERSTLFLLVCSRFCQSLVMAEYSCQLYPENKEYLMITAKTGWKHLQQMFDMGQKAIEEIWFETAKSYESGIAM from the exons ATGTCAAGTGGAGGCAGCCAGCGGTCACAGGCCTTTACCAAGCCCAGTTTTACTGAGGTACAAGCCTCTGCACTGGTCGAATCAGTATTTGGGTTCAAAGTTTCTAAGATCCAGCCACTCCCCAGCTATGATGACCAAAACTTTCACGTTCGCATTTCGAGACCCAAAGACACTACAGATGACCCAGTTGACTATGTCCTCAAAATCAGCAACACGGAATCTAGTAAAACGCCAGACCTGATTGAAATGCAGAACCACATTATCATGTTTCTGAGAGCAGCCGGGTTCCCAACAGCCTCTGTGTGCCCAACTAAAGCAGACAACACAATCTCGCTCGTGTCCATTG ACAGTGGATCTGAAATCAAAAGCTACTTGGTGAGAATGCTCACTTTCCTCCCAGGAAGACCGATAGCCGAGGTCACCGTCAGCTACCAGCAGCTGTATGAAATAGGAAGGCTAGCTGCCCGGCTGGATAAAACACTGGAG GAATTCCATCACCCAAAGTTAAATCTTCTTCGCCGAGAGAACTTCATCTGGAATCTGAAAAACGTTCCTCTTCTAGAGAAATACATGGGCGCCCTGAGCCAGAGTCGAAACCGGGAGATTATTGAGCAGGTGGTCCAGCTGTTCAAGGAAGAAGTAATGACCAAATTAAGTCATTTCCGAGAAT GTATTAACCATGGTGATCTCAATGACCATAACATTTTAGTAGACCTCAGCAAGGCAGCCTCTGGAGATGCTGTCTATCACGTCTCGGGGATTTTAGACTTTGGTGACATGAGCTATGGCTACTATGTGTTTGAAGCCGCGATCACCATCATGTACATGATGATTGAAAGCACAAATCCTATGCAAGTAGGGGGGCATGTCCTCGCGGGCTTTGAGAGTGTGATCCCATTGACCCCAGAAGAGAGGAGCACTTTGTTTTTACTTGTATGCAGTCGTTTCTGTCAGTCTCTTGTCATGGCTGAATACTCCTGCCAGCTGTACCCGGAGAACAAAGAGTACCTTATGATTACAGCCAAAACGGGATGGAAGCATTTACAGCAGATGTTTGACATGGGCCAGAAAGCCATAGAAGAAATCTGGTTTGAAACTGCCAAATCCTATGAATCTGGGATCGCCATGTGA
- the Psma4 gene encoding proteasome subunit alpha type-4, with amino-acid sequence MEAIGHAGTCLGILANDGVLLAAERRNIHKLLDEVFFSEKIYKLNEDMACSVAGITSDANVLTNELRLIAQRYLLQYQEPIPCEQLVTALCDIKQAYTQFGGKRPFGVSLLYIGWDKHYGFQLYQSDPSGNYGGWKATCIGNNSAAAVSMLKQDYKEGEMTLKAALALAIKVLNKTMDVSKLSAEKVEIATLTRESGKTVIRVLKQKEVEQLIKKHEEEEAKAEREKKEKEQKEKDK; translated from the exons ATGGAAGCTATTGGACATGCAGGCACCTGTCTGGGAATTTTAGCCAATGATGGAGTTTTGCTTGCAGCAGAGAGACGCAACATCCACAAGCTGCTTGATGaagtctttttttctgaaaaaatttaTAAACTTAATGA gGACATGGCTTGCAGTGTGGCAGGCATAACATCTGATGCTAATGTTCTGACTAATGAACTAAGGCTCATTGCTCAAAG GTACTTATTACAGTACCAGGAGCCAATTCCGTGTGAGCAGTTGGTTACAGCGCTCTGCGATATCAAACAGGCGTATACACAATTTGGAG GAAAGCGTCCCTTTGGTGTTTCTTTGCTGTATATTGGCTGGGATAAGCACTATGGCTTTCAGCTCTATCAGAGTGACCCAAGTGGAAATTACGGAGGCTGGAAAGCCACGTGCATTGGAAACAACAGTGCT GCCGCTGTGTCGATGCTGAAGCAAGACtacaaggaaggagagatgacCCTGAAGGCAGCGCTTGCTCTGGCTATCAAGGTGCTGAATAAGACAATGGACGTCAGCAAACTGTCAGCTGAGAAAG TGGAGATCGCCACCCTAACAAGAGAGAGTGGAAAGACAGTGATCAGAGTCCTCAAGCAAAAGGAAGTGGAACAGTTGATCAAAAAACATGAAGAGGAGGAAGCTAAAGCTGAacgggagaagaaggaaaaagaacagaaagaaaaggataaatag